The Setaria italica strain Yugu1 chromosome IX, Setaria_italica_v2.0, whole genome shotgun sequence genome has a window encoding:
- the LOC101756225 gene encoding uncharacterized protein LOC101756225 isoform X2, which yields MGMVPNGLLPNASTGVTRRLDPERWAVAEGRTAELIARIQPNAHSEGRRLAVYHYVQRLIMNCLSCQVFTFGSVPLKTYLPDGDIDVTAFSNSDELKEIWANLVRDALEREEKSENSEFHVKEVQYIQAEVKIIKCLVENIAVDISFNQVGGLCTLCFLEEVDNLISRNHLFKRSIILIKAWCYYESRILGAHHGLISTYALETLVLYIFHIFNNSFTGPLEVMYRFLEFFSNFDWEKFCLSLRGPVPISSLPDMTAEPPLMDSGELLLDKSFLDNCSTAYGVVPRTQENQGRPFVSKHFNVIDPLRANNNLGRSVSKGNFFRIRSAFAYGAKRLGKLLECPKQDLITELNQFFTNTWIRHGSGSRPDVQPQKVVPSVASNSHSNDITKSSQDEPVSSLSSSSHPSAKAVSDSNSVSSSYREDNGCVMNGERPSVSESSDMRHDEQFLVNLMDSVKLHGSNGQIQLPMQLPSHLSVAHSPLLAPTTFLQKHLAGVRPPNLTGAPWLPNMQFLHGLVTPTAQYIHNPTLAPSVEDGSESEKPTTSDANHDTDKTWHQYGIGYSKQFDPEARDPHIYDIDGKERPSFPNGVHGAPLERQMEFTLENNGADDETYNSMFQNQTSREGNVDYSKRSGFVNVPSSHGSSSRGKALDASSWDEVSVNTTRSSRNKWGKEPGFAAPATSTHSKTGGQMGNANDHLPTEVDNGPRNGTVVPIINEASEIVAGSDSFSTQTRTSAPFLFGSPQQRQADKSGLTFVPTGTPVPFVVLPFIPGNSDGSGPQFERNEGIDQLSAKIACQNFCSLSDVHQPDSGATSTASISTMTEPSGEHKPDILKGDLVNHWYNLQYARLCQNARSLGPVLYPFPVPPMYLQGHAPWDGPGGPVAPNVNWTQMIGPGQRVFPVMPLQPAAERGTGVFQHYGEDAPRYRGGTGTYMPNPVPFRDRHSNSRNYRGGYNGDRSDYSDKEGSWINSKQRNPNRSYGRSQSERSGMRSDRQANDESQSDRQRRTFRNDSYRHEASSQYLVQGQSFGSASSMRKPGNIAHGVYTPQSPASNGAGALSGPPGPPFFIVYSYEPGANHGPSTSEPIEFGSLGPLPAADGDDIPRSTRQVMPNGFYGQRRGPYRGGSSHSSPDQPSSPQPRR from the exons ATGGGGATGGTGCCCAACGGGCTCCTGCCGAATGCGTCCACCGGGGTGACCCGGCGGCTCGACCCCGAGCGCTGGGCGGTCGCGGAGGGCCGCACTGCTGAGCTGATCGCGCGCATCCAGCCCAACGCACACTCCGAGGGTCGGAGACTGGCCGTGTACCACTACGTGCAGCGGCTCATAATGAACTGCCTCTCGTGCCAG GTTTTTACCTTCGGGTCAGTCCCTCTCAAGACTTACTTACCTGATGGTGACATTGATGTCACTGCTTTTAGTAATAGTGATGAATTAAAGGAGATTTGGGCAAATCTTGTCCGGGATGCGTTGGAGCGTGAAGAGAAGAGTGAAAATTCTGAATTTCATGTAAAAGAAGTCCAGTATATTCAGGCAGAG GTCAAGATTATTAAGTGTCTTGTGGAAAACATTGCTGTCGACATCTCATTTAATCAAGTTGGTGGACTATGTACACTTTGTTTTCTTGAAGAG GTCGACAACTTGATCAGTCGAAATCATTTATTCAAGCGGAGTATCATATTGATAAAAGCATGGTGTTACTATGAGAGTCGTATTCTTGGAGCTCACCATGGTCTTATATCTACTTATGCATTGGAGACGCTGGTTCTGTACATATTTCATATATTCAACAACTCTTTTACTGGACCTCTTGAG GTTATGTACCGTTTCTTGGAATTTTTCAGCAACTTTGATTGGGAGAAATTTTGTTTGAGCTTGCGGGGCCCAGTTCCTATAAGTTCACTTCCAGATATGACTG CGGAACCTCCGCTGATGGACAGTGGTGAATTGTTGCTGGACAAGTCCTTCCTGGATAACTGTAGCACTGCATATGGAGTTGTGCCTCGCACGCAGGAGAATCAGGGTCGACCATTTGTTTCCAAACACTTCAATGTTATTGATCCTTTACGTGCAAACAATAATCTCGGAAGAAGTGTCAGCAAAG GCAATTTCTTTAGAATACGCAGTGCTTTTGCATATGGAGCGAAAAGGCTTGGAAAGTTACTTGAATGTCCAAAACAAGATTTAATTACTGAATTGAATCAGTTCTTCACAAATACATGGATAAGACATGGGAGTGGAAGTCGTCCTGATGTGCAGCCTCAGAAAGTTGTACCTTCTGTAGCGTCAAACAGTCACAGCAACGACATCACTAAGTCTTCACAGGATGAACCAGTGTCTTCCTTGAGCAGTTCATCTCACCCTAGTGCAAAGGCAGTTTCTGACTCAAATAGTGTTTCGAGCAGCTATCGTGAagataatggttgtgtgatgaACGGAGAACGTCCTTCTGTCTCTGAATCATCAGATATGCGCCATGATGAACAATTTCTGGTTAATTTAATGGATTCCGTGAAGTTGCATGGATCCAATGGACAGATTCAATTGCCAATGCAATTACCTTCTCATCTGTCTGTAGCACATTCCCCTTTATTGGCTCCAACAACTTTTTTACAAAAGCACTTGGCTGGGGTTCGACCACCTAACTTAACTGGGGCACCATGGTTGCCCAATATGCAGTTCCTCCATGGATTGGTGACACCAACAGCCCAATACATACACAATCCAACTTTGGCACCAAGTGTTGAAGATGGCAGTGAGAGTGAGAAGCCTACTACATCGGATGCAAACCATGATACTGACAAAACTTGGCATCAGTATGGTATTGGATATTCTAAACAATTTGATCCTGAAGCGAGAGATCCTCACATCTATGATATTGATGGGAAGGAACGTCCTTCTTTTCCTAATGGTGTACACGGTGCCCCATTGGAAAGGCAGATGGAATTCACTCTTGAGAATAATGGTGCAGATGATGAAACCTATAACAGCATGTTCCAGAATCAAACAAGTAGAGAAGGCAATGTAGATTACTCTAAGAGGAGTGGTTTTGTGAACGTGCCATCTTCGCATGGCAGTTCATCCAGAGGCAAAGCTCTGGATGCTAGTTCATGGGATGAAGTTTCTGTAAATACAACAAGGTCATCAAGAAACAAATGGGGAAAAGAACCTGGCTTTGCGGCACCGGCCACATCCACACATAGCAAGACTGGTGGGCAGATGGGAaatgccaatgatcatctcccaaCTGAAGTTGACAATGGCCCTAGAAATGGGACAGTGGTACCAATCATTAATGAAGCTTCTGAGATAGTAGCAGGGTCCGATTCTTTTTCAACACAAACAAGAACTAGTgcaccttttctttttggttcACCACAGCAGAGGCAAGCTGATAAATCTGGACTGACTTTTGTTCCAACAGGCACACCAGTTCCTTTCGTTGTCCTCCCATTTATTCCAGGGAATAGCGATGGTTCTGGTCCCCAGTTTGAGAGAAATGAAGGAATTGATCAGCTTTCTGCCAAAATTGCGTGTCAAAATTTCTGTTCACTTAGTGATGTTCACCAACCAGATTCTGGTGCTACCTCAACAGCATCAATCAGTACTATGACTGAGCCATCTGGGGAACACAAGCCTGACATCTTGAAAGGTGATCTCGTTAACCATTGGTACAATCTACAGTATGCCCGACTCTGCCAGAATGCTCGTTCCCTGGGTCCTGTTCTATACCCTTTTCCGGTACCACCAATGTATTTGCAGGGCCATGCGCCATGGGATGGGCCTGGAGGACCAGTTGCACCAAATGTTAACTGGACACAAATGATTGGTCCTGGTCAACGAGTATTTCCTGTGATGCCTCTGCAACCTGCTGCGGAAAGAGGTACTGGCGTTTTCCAGCACTATGGAGAAGATGCACCCAGATACCGTGGAGGCACAGGAACGTACATGCCAAATCCT GTTCCGTTTAGGGACCGGCACTCAAATTCAAGAAACTACCGAGGAGGTTATAATGGTGACAGGAGTGACTATAGTGATAAGGAAGGAAGCTGGATAAACTCAAAACAACGAAATCCAAATCGCAGCTATGGACGTAGCCAGTCGGAGAGGTCTGGCATGAGGTCTGATAGACAGGCCAATGATGAGAGTCAGTCTGATAGGCAACGACGAACTTTTAGAAATGACTCATACAGGCATGAGGCAAGCTCTCAATATCTTGTGCAGGGGCAATCTTTTGGATCCGCAAGCTCTATGCGCAAACCAGGGAACATTGCGCATGGGGTTTATACACCACAATCTCCAGCTTCAAATGGTGCTGGTGCTTTATCTGGCCCTCCAGGACCACCATTTTTTATAGTGTACTCATATGAACCTGGGGCAAATCATGGTCCATCCACATCTGAACCAATTGAATTTGGTTCTCTTGGGCCACTTCCCGCAGCAGATGGTGATGACATACCACGGTCCACGCGCCAAGTAATGCCTAATGGGTTTTATGGGCAAAGGCGTGGTCCATATAGGGGTGGTTCCTCTCATTCCTCTCCTGATCAACCGTCCTCACCTCAGCCTCGGAG GTAG
- the LOC101756225 gene encoding uncharacterized protein LOC101756225 isoform X1, whose translation MGMVPNGLLPNASTGVTRRLDPERWAVAEGRTAELIARIQPNAHSEGRRLAVYHYVQRLIMNCLSCQVFTFGSVPLKTYLPDGDIDVTAFSNSDELKEIWANLVRDALEREEKSENSEFHVKEVQYIQAEVKIIKCLVENIAVDISFNQVGGLCTLCFLEEVDNLISRNHLFKRSIILIKAWCYYESRILGAHHGLISTYALETLVLYIFHIFNNSFTGPLEVMYRFLEFFSNFDWEKFCLSLRGPVPISSLPDMTAEPPLMDSGELLLDKSFLDNCSTAYGVVPRTQENQGRPFVSKHFNVIDPLRANNNLGRSVSKGNFFRIRSAFAYGAKRLGKLLECPKQDLITELNQFFTNTWIRHGSGSRPDVQPQKVVPSVASNSHSNDITKSSQDEPVSSLSSSSHPSAKAVSDSNSVSSSYREDNGCVMNGERPSVSESSDMRHDEQFLVNLMDSVKLHGSNGQIQLPMQLPSHLSVAHSPLLAPTTFLQKHLAGVRPPNLTGAPWLPNMQFLHGLVTPTAQYIHNPTLAPSVEDGSESEKPTTSDANHDTDKTWHQYGIGYSKQFDPEARDPHIYDIDGKERPSFPNGVHGAPLERQMEFTLENNGADDETYNSMFQNQTSREGNVDYSKRSGFVNVPSSHGSSSRGKALDASSWDEVSVNTTRSSRNKWGKEPGFAAPATSTHSKTGGQMGNANDHLPTEVDNGPRNGTVVPIINEASEIVAGSDSFSTQTRTSAPFLFGSPQQRQADKSGLTFVPTGTPVPFVVLPFIPGNSDGSGPQFERNEGIDQLSAKIACQNFCSLSDVHQPDSGATSTASISTMTEPSGEHKPDILKGDLVNHWYNLQYARLCQNARSLGPVLYPFPVPPMYLQGHAPWDGPGGPVAPNVNWTQMIGPGQRVFPVMPLQPAAERGTGVFQHYGEDAPRYRGGTGTYMPNPKVPFRDRHSNSRNYRGGYNGDRSDYSDKEGSWINSKQRNPNRSYGRSQSERSGMRSDRQANDESQSDRQRRTFRNDSYRHEASSQYLVQGQSFGSASSMRKPGNIAHGVYTPQSPASNGAGALSGPPGPPFFIVYSYEPGANHGPSTSEPIEFGSLGPLPAADGDDIPRSTRQVMPNGFYGQRRGPYRGGSSHSSPDQPSSPQPRR comes from the exons ATGGGGATGGTGCCCAACGGGCTCCTGCCGAATGCGTCCACCGGGGTGACCCGGCGGCTCGACCCCGAGCGCTGGGCGGTCGCGGAGGGCCGCACTGCTGAGCTGATCGCGCGCATCCAGCCCAACGCACACTCCGAGGGTCGGAGACTGGCCGTGTACCACTACGTGCAGCGGCTCATAATGAACTGCCTCTCGTGCCAG GTTTTTACCTTCGGGTCAGTCCCTCTCAAGACTTACTTACCTGATGGTGACATTGATGTCACTGCTTTTAGTAATAGTGATGAATTAAAGGAGATTTGGGCAAATCTTGTCCGGGATGCGTTGGAGCGTGAAGAGAAGAGTGAAAATTCTGAATTTCATGTAAAAGAAGTCCAGTATATTCAGGCAGAG GTCAAGATTATTAAGTGTCTTGTGGAAAACATTGCTGTCGACATCTCATTTAATCAAGTTGGTGGACTATGTACACTTTGTTTTCTTGAAGAG GTCGACAACTTGATCAGTCGAAATCATTTATTCAAGCGGAGTATCATATTGATAAAAGCATGGTGTTACTATGAGAGTCGTATTCTTGGAGCTCACCATGGTCTTATATCTACTTATGCATTGGAGACGCTGGTTCTGTACATATTTCATATATTCAACAACTCTTTTACTGGACCTCTTGAG GTTATGTACCGTTTCTTGGAATTTTTCAGCAACTTTGATTGGGAGAAATTTTGTTTGAGCTTGCGGGGCCCAGTTCCTATAAGTTCACTTCCAGATATGACTG CGGAACCTCCGCTGATGGACAGTGGTGAATTGTTGCTGGACAAGTCCTTCCTGGATAACTGTAGCACTGCATATGGAGTTGTGCCTCGCACGCAGGAGAATCAGGGTCGACCATTTGTTTCCAAACACTTCAATGTTATTGATCCTTTACGTGCAAACAATAATCTCGGAAGAAGTGTCAGCAAAG GCAATTTCTTTAGAATACGCAGTGCTTTTGCATATGGAGCGAAAAGGCTTGGAAAGTTACTTGAATGTCCAAAACAAGATTTAATTACTGAATTGAATCAGTTCTTCACAAATACATGGATAAGACATGGGAGTGGAAGTCGTCCTGATGTGCAGCCTCAGAAAGTTGTACCTTCTGTAGCGTCAAACAGTCACAGCAACGACATCACTAAGTCTTCACAGGATGAACCAGTGTCTTCCTTGAGCAGTTCATCTCACCCTAGTGCAAAGGCAGTTTCTGACTCAAATAGTGTTTCGAGCAGCTATCGTGAagataatggttgtgtgatgaACGGAGAACGTCCTTCTGTCTCTGAATCATCAGATATGCGCCATGATGAACAATTTCTGGTTAATTTAATGGATTCCGTGAAGTTGCATGGATCCAATGGACAGATTCAATTGCCAATGCAATTACCTTCTCATCTGTCTGTAGCACATTCCCCTTTATTGGCTCCAACAACTTTTTTACAAAAGCACTTGGCTGGGGTTCGACCACCTAACTTAACTGGGGCACCATGGTTGCCCAATATGCAGTTCCTCCATGGATTGGTGACACCAACAGCCCAATACATACACAATCCAACTTTGGCACCAAGTGTTGAAGATGGCAGTGAGAGTGAGAAGCCTACTACATCGGATGCAAACCATGATACTGACAAAACTTGGCATCAGTATGGTATTGGATATTCTAAACAATTTGATCCTGAAGCGAGAGATCCTCACATCTATGATATTGATGGGAAGGAACGTCCTTCTTTTCCTAATGGTGTACACGGTGCCCCATTGGAAAGGCAGATGGAATTCACTCTTGAGAATAATGGTGCAGATGATGAAACCTATAACAGCATGTTCCAGAATCAAACAAGTAGAGAAGGCAATGTAGATTACTCTAAGAGGAGTGGTTTTGTGAACGTGCCATCTTCGCATGGCAGTTCATCCAGAGGCAAAGCTCTGGATGCTAGTTCATGGGATGAAGTTTCTGTAAATACAACAAGGTCATCAAGAAACAAATGGGGAAAAGAACCTGGCTTTGCGGCACCGGCCACATCCACACATAGCAAGACTGGTGGGCAGATGGGAaatgccaatgatcatctcccaaCTGAAGTTGACAATGGCCCTAGAAATGGGACAGTGGTACCAATCATTAATGAAGCTTCTGAGATAGTAGCAGGGTCCGATTCTTTTTCAACACAAACAAGAACTAGTgcaccttttctttttggttcACCACAGCAGAGGCAAGCTGATAAATCTGGACTGACTTTTGTTCCAACAGGCACACCAGTTCCTTTCGTTGTCCTCCCATTTATTCCAGGGAATAGCGATGGTTCTGGTCCCCAGTTTGAGAGAAATGAAGGAATTGATCAGCTTTCTGCCAAAATTGCGTGTCAAAATTTCTGTTCACTTAGTGATGTTCACCAACCAGATTCTGGTGCTACCTCAACAGCATCAATCAGTACTATGACTGAGCCATCTGGGGAACACAAGCCTGACATCTTGAAAGGTGATCTCGTTAACCATTGGTACAATCTACAGTATGCCCGACTCTGCCAGAATGCTCGTTCCCTGGGTCCTGTTCTATACCCTTTTCCGGTACCACCAATGTATTTGCAGGGCCATGCGCCATGGGATGGGCCTGGAGGACCAGTTGCACCAAATGTTAACTGGACACAAATGATTGGTCCTGGTCAACGAGTATTTCCTGTGATGCCTCTGCAACCTGCTGCGGAAAGAGGTACTGGCGTTTTCCAGCACTATGGAGAAGATGCACCCAGATACCGTGGAGGCACAGGAACGTACATGCCAAATCCT AAGGTTCCGTTTAGGGACCGGCACTCAAATTCAAGAAACTACCGAGGAGGTTATAATGGTGACAGGAGTGACTATAGTGATAAGGAAGGAAGCTGGATAAACTCAAAACAACGAAATCCAAATCGCAGCTATGGACGTAGCCAGTCGGAGAGGTCTGGCATGAGGTCTGATAGACAGGCCAATGATGAGAGTCAGTCTGATAGGCAACGACGAACTTTTAGAAATGACTCATACAGGCATGAGGCAAGCTCTCAATATCTTGTGCAGGGGCAATCTTTTGGATCCGCAAGCTCTATGCGCAAACCAGGGAACATTGCGCATGGGGTTTATACACCACAATCTCCAGCTTCAAATGGTGCTGGTGCTTTATCTGGCCCTCCAGGACCACCATTTTTTATAGTGTACTCATATGAACCTGGGGCAAATCATGGTCCATCCACATCTGAACCAATTGAATTTGGTTCTCTTGGGCCACTTCCCGCAGCAGATGGTGATGACATACCACGGTCCACGCGCCAAGTAATGCCTAATGGGTTTTATGGGCAAAGGCGTGGTCCATATAGGGGTGGTTCCTCTCATTCCTCTCCTGATCAACCGTCCTCACCTCAGCCTCGGAG GTAG
- the LOC101756225 gene encoding uncharacterized protein LOC101756225 isoform X3 encodes MGMVPNGLLPNASTGVTRRLDPERWAVAEGRTAELIARIQPNAHSEGRRLAVYHYVQRLIMNCLSCQVFTFGSVPLKTYLPDGDIDVTAFSNSDELKEIWANLVRDALEREEKSENSEFHVKEVQYIQAEVKIIKCLVENIAVDISFNQVGGLCTLCFLEEVDNLISRNHLFKRSIILIKAWCYYESRILGAHHGLISTYALETLVLYIFHIFNNSFTGPLEVMYRFLEFFSNFDWEKFCLSLRGPVPISSLPDMTAEPPLMDSGELLLDKSFLDNCSTAYGVVPRTQENQGRPFVSKHFNVIDPLRANNNLGRSVSKGNFFRIRSAFAYGAKRLGKLLECPKQDLITELNQFFTNTWIRHGSGSRPDVQPQKVVPSVASNSHSNDITKSSQDEPVSSLSSSSHPSAKAVSDSNSVSSSYREDNGCVMNGERPSVSESSDMRHDEQFLVNLMDSVKLHGSNGQIQLPMQLPSHLSVAHSPLLAPTTFLQKHLAGVRPPNLTGAPWLPNMQFLHGLVTPTAQYIHNPTLAPSVEDGSESEKPTTSDANHDTDKTWHQYGIGYSKQFDPEARDPHIYDIDGKERPSFPNGVHGAPLERQMEFTLENNGADDETYNSMFQNQTSREGNVDYSKRSGFVNVPSSHGSSSRGKALDASSWDEVSVNTTRSSRNKWGKEPGFAAPATSTHSKTGGQMGNANDHLPTEVDNGPRNGTVVPIINEASEIVAGSDSFSTQTRTSAPFLFGSPQQRQADKSGLTFVPTGTPVPFVVLPFIPGNSDGSGPQFERNEGIDQLSAKIACQNFCSLSDVHQPDSGATSTASISTMTEPSGEHKPDILKGDLVNHWYNLQYARLCQNARSLGPVLYPFPVPPMYLQGHAPWDGPGGPVAPNVNWTQMIGPGQRVFPVMPLQPAAERGTGVFQHYGEDAPRYRGGTGTYMPNPSGLRNTKPSILWLLFRRFRLGTGTQIQETTEEVIMVTGVTIVIRKEAG; translated from the exons ATGGGGATGGTGCCCAACGGGCTCCTGCCGAATGCGTCCACCGGGGTGACCCGGCGGCTCGACCCCGAGCGCTGGGCGGTCGCGGAGGGCCGCACTGCTGAGCTGATCGCGCGCATCCAGCCCAACGCACACTCCGAGGGTCGGAGACTGGCCGTGTACCACTACGTGCAGCGGCTCATAATGAACTGCCTCTCGTGCCAG GTTTTTACCTTCGGGTCAGTCCCTCTCAAGACTTACTTACCTGATGGTGACATTGATGTCACTGCTTTTAGTAATAGTGATGAATTAAAGGAGATTTGGGCAAATCTTGTCCGGGATGCGTTGGAGCGTGAAGAGAAGAGTGAAAATTCTGAATTTCATGTAAAAGAAGTCCAGTATATTCAGGCAGAG GTCAAGATTATTAAGTGTCTTGTGGAAAACATTGCTGTCGACATCTCATTTAATCAAGTTGGTGGACTATGTACACTTTGTTTTCTTGAAGAG GTCGACAACTTGATCAGTCGAAATCATTTATTCAAGCGGAGTATCATATTGATAAAAGCATGGTGTTACTATGAGAGTCGTATTCTTGGAGCTCACCATGGTCTTATATCTACTTATGCATTGGAGACGCTGGTTCTGTACATATTTCATATATTCAACAACTCTTTTACTGGACCTCTTGAG GTTATGTACCGTTTCTTGGAATTTTTCAGCAACTTTGATTGGGAGAAATTTTGTTTGAGCTTGCGGGGCCCAGTTCCTATAAGTTCACTTCCAGATATGACTG CGGAACCTCCGCTGATGGACAGTGGTGAATTGTTGCTGGACAAGTCCTTCCTGGATAACTGTAGCACTGCATATGGAGTTGTGCCTCGCACGCAGGAGAATCAGGGTCGACCATTTGTTTCCAAACACTTCAATGTTATTGATCCTTTACGTGCAAACAATAATCTCGGAAGAAGTGTCAGCAAAG GCAATTTCTTTAGAATACGCAGTGCTTTTGCATATGGAGCGAAAAGGCTTGGAAAGTTACTTGAATGTCCAAAACAAGATTTAATTACTGAATTGAATCAGTTCTTCACAAATACATGGATAAGACATGGGAGTGGAAGTCGTCCTGATGTGCAGCCTCAGAAAGTTGTACCTTCTGTAGCGTCAAACAGTCACAGCAACGACATCACTAAGTCTTCACAGGATGAACCAGTGTCTTCCTTGAGCAGTTCATCTCACCCTAGTGCAAAGGCAGTTTCTGACTCAAATAGTGTTTCGAGCAGCTATCGTGAagataatggttgtgtgatgaACGGAGAACGTCCTTCTGTCTCTGAATCATCAGATATGCGCCATGATGAACAATTTCTGGTTAATTTAATGGATTCCGTGAAGTTGCATGGATCCAATGGACAGATTCAATTGCCAATGCAATTACCTTCTCATCTGTCTGTAGCACATTCCCCTTTATTGGCTCCAACAACTTTTTTACAAAAGCACTTGGCTGGGGTTCGACCACCTAACTTAACTGGGGCACCATGGTTGCCCAATATGCAGTTCCTCCATGGATTGGTGACACCAACAGCCCAATACATACACAATCCAACTTTGGCACCAAGTGTTGAAGATGGCAGTGAGAGTGAGAAGCCTACTACATCGGATGCAAACCATGATACTGACAAAACTTGGCATCAGTATGGTATTGGATATTCTAAACAATTTGATCCTGAAGCGAGAGATCCTCACATCTATGATATTGATGGGAAGGAACGTCCTTCTTTTCCTAATGGTGTACACGGTGCCCCATTGGAAAGGCAGATGGAATTCACTCTTGAGAATAATGGTGCAGATGATGAAACCTATAACAGCATGTTCCAGAATCAAACAAGTAGAGAAGGCAATGTAGATTACTCTAAGAGGAGTGGTTTTGTGAACGTGCCATCTTCGCATGGCAGTTCATCCAGAGGCAAAGCTCTGGATGCTAGTTCATGGGATGAAGTTTCTGTAAATACAACAAGGTCATCAAGAAACAAATGGGGAAAAGAACCTGGCTTTGCGGCACCGGCCACATCCACACATAGCAAGACTGGTGGGCAGATGGGAaatgccaatgatcatctcccaaCTGAAGTTGACAATGGCCCTAGAAATGGGACAGTGGTACCAATCATTAATGAAGCTTCTGAGATAGTAGCAGGGTCCGATTCTTTTTCAACACAAACAAGAACTAGTgcaccttttctttttggttcACCACAGCAGAGGCAAGCTGATAAATCTGGACTGACTTTTGTTCCAACAGGCACACCAGTTCCTTTCGTTGTCCTCCCATTTATTCCAGGGAATAGCGATGGTTCTGGTCCCCAGTTTGAGAGAAATGAAGGAATTGATCAGCTTTCTGCCAAAATTGCGTGTCAAAATTTCTGTTCACTTAGTGATGTTCACCAACCAGATTCTGGTGCTACCTCAACAGCATCAATCAGTACTATGACTGAGCCATCTGGGGAACACAAGCCTGACATCTTGAAAGGTGATCTCGTTAACCATTGGTACAATCTACAGTATGCCCGACTCTGCCAGAATGCTCGTTCCCTGGGTCCTGTTCTATACCCTTTTCCGGTACCACCAATGTATTTGCAGGGCCATGCGCCATGGGATGGGCCTGGAGGACCAGTTGCACCAAATGTTAACTGGACACAAATGATTGGTCCTGGTCAACGAGTATTTCCTGTGATGCCTCTGCAACCTGCTGCGGAAAGAGGTACTGGCGTTTTCCAGCACTATGGAGAAGATGCACCCAGATACCGTGGAGGCACAGGAACGTACATGCCAAATCCT TCTGGACTGCGAAATACTAAGCCATCAATTCTGTGGCTTCTGTTCAGAAGGTTCCGTTTAGGGACCGGCACTCAAATTCAAGAAACTACCGAGGAGGTTATAATGGTGACAGGAGTGACTATAGTGATAAGGAAGGAAGCTGGATAA
- the LOC101757436 gene encoding uncharacterized protein LOC101757436, translating to MLGLVAAPAPAAAAPPRGRCGAAAPSEKAGRVALAVPAAATLSLVLWSSPANAGILSGFSGLESRPGPDMPRLEFLEKWNAENQKKYAEFDNRFKNSKVLQDLLEKSKKNKEKNERMIQDKYCLRGAEWGVGDCSTEGMSDQEREDFISELKKRTGAE from the exons ATGCTCGGCCTCGTCGCGGCGCCCGCACCGGCCGCAGCAGCGCCACCGAGGGGGAGGTGCGGCGCTGCCGCGCCGTCGGAGAAGGCCGGCAGGGTTGCCTTGGCCGTCCCCGCGGCCGCCACTCTCTCGCTGGTCCTCTGGTCCAGTCCAG CGAACGCCGGCATCCTGTCAGGTTTCTCCGGGTTGGAGTCGAGGCCAGGCCCGGACATGCCCCGGCTCGAGTTCCTGGAGAAATGGAATG CCGAGAACCAGAAGAAGTACGCCGAGTTCGATAACAGGTTCAAGAACTCCAAGGTGCTGCAGGACCTGCTCGAGAAGTCCAAGAAGAACAAAGAGAA GAACGAGAGGATGATCCAGGACAAGTACTGCCTGCGGGGCGCCGAGTGGGGCGTCGGGGACTGCTCAACGGAGGGGATGTCTGACCAGGAGCGGGAGGACTTCATTTCGGAGCTCAAGAAGAGAACTGGAGCGGAATAG